Proteins encoded by one window of Arachis ipaensis cultivar K30076 chromosome B04, Araip1.1, whole genome shotgun sequence:
- the LOC107639639 gene encoding uncharacterized protein LOC107639639, with amino-acid sequence MSLAYNMKNCPRTVPLDHWKILVQFWSLDMIKEQSKNNKASRAKNTSQHTTGSKTFAEICEEEAMKNPDRREPFRVNMFFLTHKPRDGNSLSEGISKIFLELEDAIASHLEKLESTNQDDILSQVLGKDQPGRVRTYGRGVVALDLWGPKSQVETDRLIEEVKENAQAEIQNIQQKCKRGWKQNFKKE; translated from the exons ATGTCACTAGCTTACAATATGAAGAATTGTCCTCGTACTGTTCCACTTGATCATTGGAAGATTCTTGTTCAATTTTGGAGCCTTGATATGATTAAG GAACAAAGCAAGAATAATAAAGCTAGTAGAGCAAAGAATACAAGTCAACATACAACAGGATCAAAAACATTTGCTGAAATATGTGAAGAGGAG GCAATGAAAAATCCTGATAGAAGAGAACCATTTCGGGTGAACATGTTCTTTTTAACACACAAGCCAAGAGATGGAAATTCATTGAGTGAGGGAATAAGCAAAATTTTT TTAGAGCTTGAGGATGCCATAGCTTCACATCTTGAAAAATTAGAAAGTACAAACCAAGATGATATACTTTCCCAAGTGTTGGGGAAAGATCAACCTGGTCGTGTCCGAACTTATGGTAGAGGTGTTGTAGCTTTAGATTTGTGGGGACCTAAATCTCAAGTTGAGACAGATAGGTTAATTGAAGAAGTTAAAGAGAATGCTCAAGCTGAAATTCAGAATATACAACAAAAATGCAAGAGGGGATGGAAACAAAACTTCAAGAAAGAATAG
- the LOC107636856 gene encoding uncharacterized protein LOC107636856, which produces METFTVDVHRAENRPLNVPLIAPFTIASSRLEMVENVAVRIELSNGSVGWGEAPILPFVTAEDQKIAMAKASEACAFLRRCPSLTLGSMLEDIVAILPGHEFASVNNSKSSRILKFNRREIRWEVGEHLLPKFCRNLYPSSEPICLVDIKYVLKFQLENVTVAQVKQYCEMESHEEKLHRQMREDKIREANDEMKRKANEIDNCFNATTYI; this is translated from the exons ATGGAAACTTTCACTGTTGATGTGCACAGAGCAGAGAACAGGCCACTGAACGTGCCCTTGATTGCACCTTTTACCATTGCATCATCAAGGTTGGAGATGGTAGAGAACGTGGCCGTTAGAATTGAGCTCAGCAATGGCTCTGTGGGTTGGGGTGAGGCACCAATTCTGCCTTTTGTTACTGCTGAGGACCAGAAAATTGCCATGGCCAAGGCTTCTGAGGCGTGTGCCTTTCTCAGGAGATGTCCTTCACTGACACTGGGTTCCATGTTGGAGGACATTGTTGCTATTCTTCCTGGCCATGAATTTGCTTCT GTAAACAATAGCAAATCAAGCAGAATCCTTAAATTCAATAGAAGAGAAATCCGTTGGGAAGTCGGAGAGCATCTCCTTCCAAAATTTTGTCGAAACTTGTATCCTTCTTCTGAACCTATATGTTTGGTAGATATTAAGTATGTTCTTAAATTTCAATTG GAAAATGTGACTGTTGCACAAGTTAAGCAATACTGTGAAATGGAGAGTCATGAAGAGAAGCTGCACAGACAGATGAGGGAGGACAAGATTAGAGAAGCAAATGATGAAATGAAAAGGAAAGCTAATGAGATTGATAACTGCTTCAATGCAAcgacatatatataa